The Hyphomicrobiales bacterium nucleotide sequence TTAATTCTTTCGCGCCCTCAAGCACATTATCCAATCCGTTAGCCAGTCCGTGCGTTCCCGCAAAAACAGCCATTAGGTCGTCTCTGGACACGCCAGCAGGGCGCCATGGTTTTTCAGTTGTTTCTTTAAATATATCCAGATCACAGCCATTAGGTACCATTGCAATTTTCTCTGGCCTAACACCACACCGCTCAATACCTTTCGCAATCCCTGGCGAAAGAGCAACACAACGATGAGCTGAGCGATATGATGTCCATTCCAATACACCCATCATCCATAAGATCAGGGGATTGGTTATAACGCCCATTTCACGCGGCAACTCAGGCCATAAATCACGGACTTCAAAAACAAAAGGCTTGCGTCTAATCCATCGGGCAACAATTCCAGGAATGCCGGCTGTAAGGGGCGTTGTTGTTGCAAAAGCCAGATCATAAGGCTCACGCAGGGCTAGAATTATGCTTCGAAGTGAGAATTTCAAGAAAGTGAGTGTGCGGCGAATAAAGCCATCTGAATTTGCATAGGCGAGATCAAATTCAATAACTTTGATGCCGTCAACCATGCCTTCACGTTTGCCATTTTTGAAAGCGCCTTCAAGGCCGGTGACGCCACCTGCATATTTTCCGCATACCATTGTTACCTGATGGCCTTTTCGCAGTAACCCTTGAGCCATTTGGTACGACCTGATGCCAACAGCACCGCGCGGGGTACTAAAATGCTGATGAAAATAGATTACATGCATTAGTTAAAACCGGATTGTTGTTGTGATCTGAGCAAGGCTTGATTTTTCATTATTGCTAAGGGTGACAGTCAATACAGGAAGAATTGACTGTTGCATATAATATAAGGATTCACGGCCTTCTAAAATTTCAATGTTTTTTATAG carries:
- a CDS encoding glycosyltransferase family 4 protein — translated: MHVIYFHQHFSTPRGAVGIRSYQMAQGLLRKGHQVTMVCGKYAGGVTGLEGAFKNGKREGMVDGIKVIEFDLAYANSDGFIRRTLTFLKFSLRSIILALREPYDLAFATTTPLTAGIPGIVARWIRRKPFVFEVRDLWPELPREMGVITNPLILWMMGVLEWTSYRSAHRCVALSPGIAKGIERCGVRPEKIAMVPNGCDLDIFKETTEKPWRPAGVSRDDLMAVFAGTHGLANGLDNVLEGAKELKKRSRKDIKIVLIGRGKLTDSLKEQAQRDGLDNVIFHEPVSKAKLSGLMADTDIGIQSLANVPAFYYGTSPNKFFDYIAAGLPVLNNYPGWIADLVSENECGFAVPPLDEKAFADALEEAADNRTALKRMGENASLLAAKQFNRSDLVEQWCDWIVEDSA